A window from Neobacillus sp. PS3-40 encodes these proteins:
- a CDS encoding ABC transporter ATP-binding protein, which yields MTLIEIKGLKKSFKGTHVIKDLNFSLEKGKCTALLGPNGAGKTTTLRILSGLMKPTEGTYTFADMKKGEDVRHLIGYLPQFPVYYNWMSGIEFLEYVGKLAGLNREMVKERSLELLQVVGILEAKNQRIGKYSGGMKQRLGIAQALIHRPQLLMLDEPVSALDPFGRREVLQLLEELKKETTILFSTHILNDAQEICDKILFLHNGLIVESGTMEELLTRHQQSNIDFTFQNNADEYARMFEGDDLVNSICVEGRKVTISVNNIECARQKFIKKMIENNWPLVKFEISSMTLEDVFMKVVGK from the coding sequence ATGACTCTTATAGAAATCAAAGGGTTAAAAAAAAGTTTTAAAGGGACACATGTAATCAAAGATCTTAATTTCAGTTTAGAGAAAGGTAAGTGCACAGCACTGTTAGGACCAAATGGAGCTGGGAAAACAACAACCTTAAGAATCCTATCAGGGTTAATGAAGCCAACAGAAGGTACTTATACCTTTGCAGATATGAAAAAAGGTGAGGATGTCCGTCACTTAATTGGATATCTTCCTCAATTTCCAGTCTATTATAATTGGATGAGCGGCATTGAATTTTTGGAATACGTCGGAAAGCTTGCAGGCTTAAACAGAGAAATGGTAAAGGAACGTTCTTTGGAGCTCCTTCAAGTTGTCGGCATATTGGAAGCGAAAAATCAGCGTATTGGTAAATATTCAGGAGGGATGAAACAAAGGCTTGGAATTGCTCAGGCACTCATCCATCGCCCACAACTGCTTATGTTGGATGAACCTGTTTCTGCGTTAGATCCATTTGGAAGAAGAGAAGTACTGCAATTACTTGAAGAATTGAAAAAGGAAACAACGATTCTTTTTTCAACCCATATTTTAAACGATGCCCAAGAGATTTGTGACAAAATTCTATTTCTCCATAACGGTCTAATTGTCGAATCAGGAACGATGGAAGAGCTTCTCACGCGGCATCAACAATCAAATATCGATTTTACTTTTCAAAATAATGCTGACGAGTATGCACGTATGTTTGAGGGTGATGATTTAGTTAATTCCATTTGTGTTGAAGGGAGAAAGGTTACCATTTCTGTAAATAATATTGAGTGTGCAAGACAAAAGTTCATCAAGAAAATGATCGAAAATAATTGGCCGCTTGTTAAATTCGAAATTAGCAGTATGACACTTGAAGATGTTTTTATGAAGGTGGTGGGTAAATGA
- a CDS encoding GNAT family N-acetyltransferase — MLKKRDLHDSHALFELMTHPDVFPFVRQKAGSYEEYMFITKQTIEAEERGELISRTILDEWGSPIGTINLYDIENNAGFLGTWLGKPYHGKGYNSPAKDTFFQELFYEMGIETIFMRIRKVNIRSIKAVEKLPYAVKANESRINIYNQLNANGDIYDLYEIPKDQFTLHIMRSAVIEDEQSELLEA, encoded by the coding sequence ATGCTGAAGAAACGTGATCTTCATGATAGCCACGCTTTATTTGAACTAATGACGCACCCTGATGTCTTCCCGTTTGTGCGCCAAAAAGCAGGATCTTATGAAGAATATATGTTTATTACAAAACAAACAATCGAGGCGGAAGAGCGTGGTGAATTAATTTCACGAACTATTCTTGATGAATGGGGCTCCCCAATCGGAACTATTAATTTATATGATATTGAAAATAATGCCGGATTTTTAGGAACCTGGCTTGGGAAGCCTTATCATGGAAAAGGATATAACAGCCCCGCAAAAGATACTTTTTTTCAGGAGCTTTTCTACGAAATGGGAATAGAGACGATCTTTATGAGAATTAGAAAAGTAAATATTCGTTCCATAAAAGCCGTGGAAAAACTGCCATATGCGGTTAAAGCAAATGAATCAAGAATAAATATTTATAATCAATTAAATGCTAATGGTGATATTTACGATCTATACGAAATCCCCAAAGATCAATTTACACTCCATATTATGAGGTCTGCTGTAATAGAAGATGAGCAATCTGAATTGTTAGAAGCATAG
- a CDS encoding PLD nuclease N-terminal domain-containing protein, translated as MDVLVNLNWALLAPVIIIQLILLVVSLVDLIRIERTNGPKWLWVVIILFVNIIGPILYFVIGRRNN; from the coding sequence ATGGATGTACTCGTAAATTTAAATTGGGCTTTACTTGCACCAGTAATCATTATTCAGCTAATTTTATTAGTTGTTTCACTTGTGGACTTAATTCGGATAGAACGGACCAACGGCCCAAAATGGTTGTGGGTAGTGATTATTTTATTTGTTAATATTATAGGCCCAATCCTTTATTTTGTGATTGGAAGGAGAAATAATTAA
- a CDS encoding DUF4870 domain-containing protein: MINSEERLLGAAIYAVSLFAPILGPLIIWLLKRKESTFIEYHGKEYFNFLISYSIYTIISLILTIVVIGFIGLWILGILAFVFTIVAAVKAYEGNEYRIPWIIRFIK; this comes from the coding sequence ATGATAAATAGTGAAGAAAGATTGCTAGGAGCGGCAATTTATGCAGTCAGTCTTTTTGCGCCTATATTGGGACCGTTAATAATTTGGCTTTTAAAGAGGAAGGAATCAACATTTATTGAATACCATGGAAAGGAATACTTCAACTTTCTAATTTCTTATTCAATTTATACGATCATTAGTTTGATTTTGACGATTGTTGTGATAGGGTTTATCGGCTTGTGGATTCTTGGGATTTTAGCATTTGTGTTCACGATTGTTGCAGCTGTTAAGGCTTATGAAGGGAATGAATACCGGATTCCCTGGATTATTAGGTTTATCAAATAA
- a CDS encoding amidohydrolase, with amino-acid sequence MTKTLLKNATVYPITSKPIFRSDVLVEDGKIIKVGTNLTTDTDVKIIDCGELFLLPGFIDVHTHLGLYDEGTGWAGNDANETAEALTPHIRAIDGAYPLDPAFGDALRSGITTVHIMPGSANVIGGTTSVIKTTGKNIKKMIVQEIAGLKIALGENPKRIHSHGNNDSITRMGIMGMLREAFYQAIHTDNPDDLRVAPLVMALKREIPVRIHAHRADDIITAIRFAEEFQLDLRIEHCTEGHLVASELANLGLKVAVGPTLTRKSKVELKNKTWKTYQELSRHGVEVSIVTDHPYTPIQFLNICAGIAVREGLPEQKALEGITILPAKNLRIDQNLGSIEEGKDADLVLWSHHPFHYLAKPKWTMVGGEIVFSES; translated from the coding sequence ATGACTAAAACTTTATTAAAAAATGCCACAGTTTATCCTATCACATCTAAACCGATCTTCCGTTCGGATGTGTTAGTTGAGGATGGAAAGATCATTAAAGTTGGAACGAACCTTACGACAGATACAGATGTCAAAATTATTGATTGTGGAGAGCTTTTTCTTCTGCCTGGTTTTATTGATGTCCATACACATCTTGGCCTATATGATGAAGGAACAGGCTGGGCTGGTAATGATGCAAATGAAACTGCTGAGGCGCTTACCCCACATATTAGAGCTATCGATGGGGCCTACCCATTGGATCCAGCATTTGGTGATGCTCTTAGAAGCGGAATTACCACAGTCCATATCATGCCTGGAAGTGCAAATGTCATTGGTGGAACCACTTCTGTTATTAAGACAACTGGGAAAAATATCAAAAAGATGATTGTACAAGAAATTGCCGGTCTGAAAATTGCCTTAGGAGAAAACCCTAAGAGAATTCATAGCCATGGAAATAATGATTCCATCACAAGGATGGGTATTATGGGTATGTTACGTGAGGCCTTCTACCAAGCGATACATACTGATAATCCAGATGATTTGAGGGTAGCTCCACTGGTTATGGCTTTAAAAAGGGAAATTCCAGTCAGAATTCATGCACATCGGGCAGATGATATTATAACAGCGATCCGATTTGCAGAAGAATTTCAGCTTGATTTACGTATTGAGCACTGTACCGAGGGACATTTAGTTGCTAGTGAATTAGCAAATTTAGGGTTAAAGGTTGCTGTAGGTCCTACGTTGACCAGAAAATCAAAGGTTGAATTAAAGAACAAAACGTGGAAGACCTATCAGGAACTTTCCCGCCATGGCGTGGAAGTTTCGATTGTAACAGATCACCCATATACTCCGATTCAATTTTTGAATATTTGTGCTGGAATTGCCGTTCGAGAAGGTTTACCGGAACAAAAAGCACTCGAAGGGATTACTATCCTTCCAGCAAAAAATCTAAGAATTGATCAGAATTTAGGCAGTATTGAAGAGGGTAAAGATGCTGATCTAGTTTTATGGAGCCATCACCCGTTCCACTATCTTGCGAAGCCAAAATGGACTATGGTCGGGGGAGAAATTGTTTTTAGCGAATCGTAG
- a CDS encoding ABC transporter permease subunit has translation MSQWKTLFQKELVEMWRNFKWIWVPITFILLGVKEPLSSYYLPQIIDSLGGLPKGAVIKIPTPSSAEVLVQGLSQYTTIGVLIIVLTTMGILAGERKSGVAAMILVKPVSYSSFVTAKWAGSLLLMLSSFLVGYFSTWYYTGILFEWIPIADLFQSFFYYGLWFTVVLTLVIFFSASLLNPGMAAFLSLAVVIVVSLISSSFSNWLKWSPVQLIDYANKLLMTGDLSEDILPTVLIALICIVILLIISFSIFRRKELAS, from the coding sequence ATGAGCCAGTGGAAAACCCTTTTTCAAAAAGAACTTGTTGAAATGTGGAGAAATTTCAAATGGATATGGGTCCCAATCACATTTATTTTGCTTGGGGTAAAAGAACCACTATCAAGCTACTATCTACCACAAATTATTGACTCATTGGGTGGTCTACCTAAAGGAGCGGTTATCAAAATTCCAACCCCCTCAAGTGCTGAAGTTTTGGTGCAAGGTCTAAGTCAATATACGACAATTGGGGTCTTAATCATTGTTTTAACAACTATGGGGATACTTGCAGGAGAACGAAAAAGTGGTGTAGCAGCGATGATCCTGGTAAAGCCAGTTTCCTATTCTTCATTTGTTACGGCAAAATGGGCTGGGAGCTTGCTTTTAATGTTGAGCTCATTCTTGGTAGGGTATTTCTCAACCTGGTACTATACAGGAATTCTGTTCGAATGGATTCCAATTGCAGACCTTTTTCAATCCTTCTTTTATTATGGACTTTGGTTCACAGTAGTTCTCACTTTAGTAATCTTTTTTAGTGCATCCCTTCTTAATCCTGGTATGGCCGCGTTTCTCTCGCTTGCTGTAGTGATAGTTGTAAGTCTAATCAGTAGCTCATTTTCCAATTGGCTTAAATGGAGCCCAGTACAATTGATAGATTACGCGAATAAACTTCTCATGACGGGGGATCTATCTGAAGATATTTTACCAACGGTCCTTATAGCTTTAATCTGTATTGTTATTTTGCTTATCATAAGTTTTTCGATATTTAGGAGAAAGGAACTCGCTTCATAA
- a CDS encoding MATE family efflux transporter: MNQTYSKSEKLRKLILILIPILITQLGLFSMNFFDITMSGHYSPADLAGVAIGSSIWLPVFTGLSGILLAVTPIVAHLVGSKQSENVAFSVIQGLYLSIFIAFVVILIGSFTLDPLLIGMNLEPHVRQIAHDYLVSLSFGMIPLFAYNVLRSFIDALGKTRTTMIITMTSLPINALLNYLFIFGKYRFPELGGVGSGVATAITYWIITLIAIYIIHKHHLFSKFLVFKTFYRFSFSKWREILGIGVPIGLSIFFETSIFAAVTLLMSGFDTNIIASHQAAMNFATFLYMLPLSISMALTILVGFEVGAGRLGDAKEYSWLGVGIALLLATFCGIVLLLFRTKIAGLYTNDPAVINLTAHFLLYALFFQLSDAIQAPVQGSLRGYKDVNVTFVMSLISYWVIGLPLGYVMANYTGFGAFGYWIGLIFGLAAGAICLSSRLIWVQKRKYQPHSMKKS, translated from the coding sequence ATGAATCAAACCTACTCAAAAAGTGAAAAACTTCGCAAGCTTATTTTAATCCTAATACCCATTTTGATCACTCAACTTGGATTATTTTCGATGAACTTTTTTGATATTACAATGTCTGGACATTACAGCCCAGCTGACCTAGCAGGGGTTGCTATTGGATCTTCCATTTGGCTTCCAGTCTTCACTGGTCTAAGTGGAATTCTGCTTGCTGTAACACCAATTGTTGCTCATTTAGTAGGTAGCAAGCAAAGTGAAAATGTGGCCTTTTCGGTTATTCAAGGACTTTATTTATCTATTTTTATAGCATTCGTTGTCATTCTTATAGGGTCCTTTACATTAGACCCGCTGTTAATTGGCATGAACCTTGAGCCACATGTAAGGCAAATTGCCCATGATTATCTTGTTTCCTTAAGTTTTGGTATGATTCCCTTGTTTGCTTATAATGTACTTCGCTCATTTATTGACGCTCTTGGAAAAACCCGTACAACCATGATTATTACGATGACCTCATTACCTATTAACGCCCTTTTAAATTATTTATTTATTTTTGGAAAGTATAGGTTTCCTGAATTAGGTGGCGTCGGATCTGGAGTTGCAACAGCGATTACGTACTGGATAATTACACTTATTGCTATTTATATCATTCACAAACATCATCTATTTTCAAAATTTTTAGTTTTTAAAACATTCTATCGCTTTTCTTTTTCAAAATGGCGAGAAATTTTAGGAATTGGCGTTCCAATTGGTTTATCTATTTTTTTTGAAACAAGTATTTTCGCTGCAGTTACATTATTGATGAGTGGCTTTGATACAAATATTATCGCAAGTCATCAAGCAGCGATGAACTTTGCTACCTTTTTATATATGCTACCCCTCAGTATATCGATGGCATTGACGATTTTGGTTGGTTTTGAAGTTGGGGCTGGTCGACTTGGAGATGCTAAAGAATATAGCTGGCTTGGTGTAGGGATAGCCTTATTACTTGCAACCTTTTGCGGAATTGTTTTGCTTTTATTCCGGACAAAAATTGCCGGTTTATATACAAATGACCCAGCAGTAATAAATTTAACAGCACATTTTTTATTATATGCTTTATTTTTCCAACTTTCTGATGCAATTCAAGCTCCTGTTCAAGGATCGCTTAGAGGATATAAAGATGTTAATGTTACATTTGTGATGTCGTTAATTTCCTATTGGGTGATTGGATTGCCATTAGGGTATGTTATGGCTAACTACACTGGATTTGGTGCTTTTGGCTATTGGATTGGCTTAATTTTCGGCCTTGCTGCCGGTGCTATATGCCTTTCAAGCAGATTAATTTGGGTTCAAAAAAGAAAATACCAACCACATAGTATGAAAAAGTCCTGA